From one Plectropomus leopardus isolate mb chromosome 8, YSFRI_Pleo_2.0, whole genome shotgun sequence genomic stretch:
- the LOC121947189 gene encoding cytosolic sulfotransferase 1-like: MDAISRPEPFNFHGVWMTHLFTDNWETVQNFQARPDDVLIISYPKAGNTWVSYILDLLHFGQTSPERHTSIPLQARVVTLEICIPFWKGSRPSQPIIKGTDLLENLHTSPRIIKTHLPVQFVPKSFWEQNCKIVYVARNAKDSVVSYFHFEHMSMIFPEPGDWSSYVQRFMEGKMVYGSWYDHVSGWWEKKQSYPNLHYIFYEDLNEDTGLEIDKLCSFLGLSPSAEEKEAILGRVQFDDMKNDKMVNNSMFKVMDFKKSSFIRKGKVGDWKNHFTVAQSEEFDEDYKKKMKNPSLQFRTEI; this comes from the exons ATGGATGCAATTTCTCGACCAGAGCCGTTCAATTTCCATGGAGTATGGATGACTCACCTTTTCACAGACAACTGGGAGACCGTCCAAAACTTTCAGGCCAGGCCGGATGATGTGCTTATTATATCATACCCCAAAGCAG GAAACACATGGGTCTCCTACATCCTTGACCTGCTGCATTTTGGTCAGACATCTCCAGAGCGACACACATCTATCCCGCTCCAAGCAAGAGTGGTTACCTTGGAGATCTGCATACCATTTTGGAAAG GATCAAGGCCCTCTCAACCCATAATCAAAGGAACAGATCTGCTGGAAAACCTCCACACCTCTCCTCGAATCATCAAGACTCATCTTCCAGTCCAGTTTGTACCCAAGTCTTTTTGGGAGCAAAACTGCAAG atagTCTATGTGGCCCGCAATGCAAAGGACAGTGTGGTGtcctattttcattttgaacacaTGAGCATGATTTTCCCAGAGCCTGGAGACTGGAGCAGCTACGTCCAGAGATTCATGGAGGGAAAGA TGGTGTATGGATCATGGTATGACCATGTGAGCGGCTGGTGGGAGAAGAAACAGAGTTATCCAAACCTCCATTACATATTCTACGAAGATCTGAATGag GATACTGGACTGGAAATAGACAAACTCTGCAGCTTTCTTGGTTTGTCTCCTTCAGCTGAGGAGAAAGAAGCAATTCTCGGCAGAGTGCAGTTTgatgacatgaaaaatgataAGATGGTCAACAATTCAATGTTCAAAGTGATGGATTTCAAGAAGTCTTCCTTCATTAGAAAAG GGAAAGTTGGTGACTGGAAGAACCATTTCACTGTGGCCCAGAGTGAAGAGTTTGATGAAGACtacaagaaaaagatgaaaaatccCTCACTGCAGTTTCGTACTGAAATTTAG